Below is a window of Halarcobacter anaerophilus DNA.
CACCATATGATGGATATGTTTTAGATGGATACATATTACTTATAAGTAAAATTTTCATTTATTCACTTTTATAGTTTAAAATATTTGATAAAATATTAATTTCATGATTCATATCATAATAAAAATTAAGCTCTCTTATTGCTAATACTTTTCCATGTTTGTATGATTTAAAATTTATTATTACACTATTTATATTTTTATTTTTTAAAGCTAATGTCGAAATTCCAAATCGTTGAACATTTGCAATGTGATGCCTTGTTTTATGTATTTGCTTATCTAATAATTTGAAGTTTAATTTTATTTTTTCATTATCTGCTAAAACTGCATATAAATCCATATTCTCATAATCTAAATCTGCCCCTGTAGTTACGATGGTAAACCCATTTAATTTTCGTACAAATCTATTAAAGGACACCTTTAATTTAGTTGGGAATTTATATGTACTCCAGTATTTTCCATAAGTCCAAATAGAATCATCCAAGTTATCCGTACCGTAATTTTTAGGTTCTATTGTATTTGTTGCTTTAATATTTTTTATTCTTTTTTGTAAACCATAATTCAAAGTATCTCCAAAATCTTGCTGAAGGAATTTATGCGCGTAAGACTTAAAATATTCATCTCCTGTTACTGTATATACCCATAATAACTGTGCAATATGGAGGTGATGATATTTCCATCCTGTTGCTGATGCTATAGTATGAAGTTTGACATTTTCAGACATACTATAATAGGAATTAAATCCAGCATCGAAAGATGAAATATGTTCTTTTAATGCCGTAATACCATCCTCAAATAAAATCTTTGCTTTTTCATTTTTTGTGTATTTATAGTAGT
It encodes the following:
- a CDS encoding D-glucuronyl C5-epimerase family protein, giving the protein MKKIFILFFILVLGIVIYYYSKFNYPKPYALVNSNVAKYAKQNEDSKGIPLLKFKGRNIYYPINISQVALHYYKNYYETNNENSKKYFLKLAQWHLNNFTDNGKWGGWYCEDNLRESSYNLPSRWISAMSQGFGLSVMIEAYGLTKNKRYLDIAKKVLNSFEISTVDGGISSNWGNNIWFEEYPTTPQKHVLNGFIFALAGLYDYYKYTKNEKAKILFEDGITALKEHISSFDAGFNSYYSMSENVKLHTIASATGWKYHHLHIAQLLWVYTVTGDEYFKSYAHKFLQQDFGDTLNYGLQKRIKNIKATNTIEPKNYGTDNLDDSIWTYGKYWSTYKFPTKLKVSFNRFVRKLNGFTIVTTGADLDYENMDLYAVLADNEKIKLNFKLLDKQIHKTRHHIANVQRFGISTLALKNKNINSVIINFKSYKHGKVLAIRELNFYYDMNHEINILSNILNYKSE